In Molothrus aeneus isolate 106 chromosome 3, BPBGC_Maene_1.0, whole genome shotgun sequence, a single genomic region encodes these proteins:
- the LOC136555289 gene encoding small proline-rich protein 3-like, which yields MASATGMCPYPGLHLSWSHVCTLHGQTGCQGTAGEPGPTPGPSCSQAFQTSVPRPLQTSLPRPLQTSLPRPLQSAQAPPDQCAQATPDQSARPLQSAQAPPDQRAQATPVCPGHSSLPRPLQTSLPRPLQSAQAPPDQSAQATPVCPGHSRPVCPGPSRPVCPGHSSLPRHSRPVCPGHSRPVCPGHSSLPRHSRPVCPGHSRPVCQATPDQSAQATPDQSAQATPVCPGIPDQCAQATPDQSARPLQTSLPRPLQTSLPRPLQSAQATPVCPVPSRPLWCHQHHPPGAALRSETWKSFL from the coding sequence ATGGCCTCTGCAACAGGGATGTGCCCTTACCCAGGCCTGCACCTGAGCTGGTCCCACGTGTGCACATTGCATGGCCAGACTGGCTGCCAGGGGACTGCAGGGGAGCCTGGCCCAACCCCAGggccctcctgcagccaggcattCCAGACCAGCGTGCCCAGGCCACTCCAGACCAGTCTGCCCAGGCCACTCCAGACCAGTCTGCCCAGGCCACTCCAGTCTGCCCAGGCCCCTCCAGACCAGTGTGCCCAGGCCACTCCAGACCAGTCTGCCAGGCCACTCCAGTCTGCCCAGGCCCCTCCAGACCAGCGTGCCCAGGCCACTCCAGTCTGCCCAGGCCACTCCAGTCTGCCCAGGCCACTCCAGACCAGTCTGCCCAGGCCACTCCAGTCTGCCCAGGCCCCTCCAGACCAGTCTGCCCAGGCCACTCCAGTCTGCCCAGGCCACTCCAGACCAGTCTGCCCAGGCCCCTCCAGACCAGTGTGCCCAGGCCACTCCAGTCTGCCCAGGCATTCCAGACCAGTCTGCCCAGGCCACTCCAGACCAGTCTGCCCAGGCCACTCCAGTCTGCCCAGGCATTCCAGACCAGTGTGCCCAGGCCACTCCAGACCAGTCTGCCAGGCCACTCCAGACCAGTCTGCCCAGGCCACTCCAGACCAGTCTGCCCAGGCCACTCCAGTCTGCCCAGGCATTCCAGACCAGTGTGCCCAGGCCACTCCAGACCAGTCTGCCAGGCCACTCCAGACCAGTCTGCCCAGGCCACTCCAGACCAGTCTGCCCAGGCCACTCCAGTCTGCCCAGGCCACTCCAGTCTGCCCAGTCCCCTCCAGGCCCCTctggtgccaccagcaccatccccctggagctgcactgaGATCAGAGACCTGGAAGAGTTTTTTATAA